The Novosphingobium kaempferiae genome includes a window with the following:
- the tssC gene encoding type VI secretion system contractile sheath large subunit: protein MATSPLIAEAQDATSPLAPAALPDGGAAQAEHEAGDFPRLRATAAGLIAQIDRDLGRQLDAILHHPALQKLEALWRGVAWLADGIDDPSVRLRILDVRWTEIARDLERALDFDQSAVFDLVYTQEFGMPGGKPFGVMVVDHPISHRLGRGSKVDDVEVLEGLMEVAAASFCPFVFGVDPSMLALDGLDELDLRQDLSATFADQSFARWNRVRSRPDSRFVGAVAPRLLARRPHRGRDHPRLGFVYDEKVSGPRELLWLNGAFGVAHVTARAMARHRWPAAIRGTLPPGEAGIVDGPIRHFLPSDRTGFVARFAVENAISEDQEVTLNEQGLLVLRQLHLTGNAAFMNLPSLHRPPDYDGEAARMNAKMGAMLNYILCVSRFAHYVKVIARDWVGKYNDAAECERLLQRWLHTYVTGNDDASPEMRVRYPLREGTVSVHEVAGKPGTYGCEIHLRPHYQLDQITSEFRLATVIGNEAAA from the coding sequence ATGGCGACGTCGCCTCTGATTGCCGAGGCGCAGGATGCGACGTCGCCGCTAGCCCCTGCCGCGCTGCCCGATGGCGGCGCGGCGCAGGCGGAACACGAGGCGGGGGACTTCCCGAGGCTGCGTGCCACAGCCGCCGGGCTCATCGCGCAGATCGACCGGGATCTCGGTCGCCAGCTCGACGCCATCCTCCACCATCCCGCGCTGCAGAAACTGGAAGCGCTGTGGCGCGGCGTCGCCTGGCTGGCGGACGGGATCGACGACCCCTCGGTGCGCCTGCGCATCCTCGACGTGCGCTGGACCGAGATCGCGCGCGACCTCGAACGGGCGCTGGATTTCGATCAGAGCGCTGTGTTCGATCTCGTCTACACGCAGGAATTCGGGATGCCGGGGGGCAAGCCCTTCGGGGTCATGGTGGTCGATCACCCCATCTCGCATCGCCTCGGGCGGGGCAGCAAGGTGGACGACGTCGAGGTTCTCGAAGGGCTCATGGAAGTCGCTGCGGCCTCGTTCTGCCCCTTCGTGTTCGGCGTCGACCCGTCGATGCTGGCGCTGGACGGGCTGGACGAACTCGACTTGCGGCAGGATCTGAGCGCCACGTTCGCGGACCAGTCCTTCGCGCGCTGGAACCGCGTCCGGTCGCGGCCGGACAGCCGCTTCGTTGGTGCGGTGGCGCCCCGTCTGCTGGCGCGCAGGCCCCACCGGGGACGCGATCATCCGCGGCTCGGTTTCGTCTATGACGAGAAGGTTTCCGGCCCGCGCGAACTGCTGTGGCTGAACGGCGCGTTCGGCGTCGCGCATGTCACCGCGCGGGCCATGGCCCGGCACCGCTGGCCCGCCGCAATCCGTGGGACGCTGCCGCCAGGGGAGGCGGGGATCGTCGATGGCCCGATCCGCCATTTCCTGCCGAGCGACCGCACCGGCTTCGTCGCGCGCTTCGCTGTCGAGAACGCGATCTCGGAGGATCAGGAAGTCACCCTGAACGAACAGGGCCTGCTGGTGCTGCGCCAGCTGCACCTGACGGGCAACGCCGCCTTCATGAACCTGCCGAGCCTCCATCGCCCGCCCGACTACGACGGGGAGGCCGCGCGGATGAACGCGAAGATGGGCGCGATGCTCAACTACATCCTGTGCGTCTCGCGCTTCGCCCATTACGTGAAGGTCATCGCGCGCGACTGGGTGGGCAAGTACAACGACGCCGCCGAGTGCGAGCGGCTGCTCCAGCGCTGGCTGCATACTTACGTCACCGGCAACGACGACGCCTCCCCCGAAATGCGCGTGCGTTACCCACTGCGCGAGGGCACCGTCAGCGTGCATGAGGTGGCGGGCAAGCCCGGCACTTATGGCTGCGAAATCCACCTGAGGCCGCATTACCAGCTCGACCAGATCACCTCCGAATTCCGGCTCGCCACCGTGATCGGCAACGAGGCAGCGGCCTGA
- the tssC gene encoding type VI secretion system contractile sheath large subunit: MSELETQGGSAAQAETVDAPVSLLDAAISVTKQTEPSRVEELMRTLAEEAMSGTVQFNKNMTVTLKDAIAKIDAQISEQLAAIMHAEKFKAIEGTWRGLNYLVKNSEISTTLKVQLFNATKKEIANDLSKATDFDQSTLYKKVYEEQFGMAGGMPFGALVGDYYFTKHPDDVELLTNISSVAAAGFTPFISAADSNVFGMDSYKELSKPMDMKQLFETADYTKWNSFRQSEDARFVTLTMPRVLARLPYGRDTKKVEGFEYEEAPRDDAGAPKAMDHDDYCWMNASYALAARMTDAFAQYGWCTAIRGAEGGGKVSNLPTHVFQSDDGDLDTQCPTEIGITDRREKELSDLGFLPLCHYKNTDYSVFFGAQTAQKPKVYDRPEATANAAISARLPYIMATSRFAHYLKVMARDKIGSFMEASDCETWLNRWIMNYVDATEGAGQEARAKYPLREARVEVKEVPGAPGSYSAVAHLRPWLQFEELTTSMRLVARIPTAS; this comes from the coding sequence ATGTCCGAATTGGAAACCCAGGGCGGCAGCGCCGCGCAGGCCGAAACCGTCGATGCACCGGTCAGCCTGCTCGATGCGGCGATCAGCGTCACCAAGCAGACCGAGCCCTCGCGCGTCGAGGAACTGATGCGTACGCTCGCCGAAGAGGCGATGAGCGGCACCGTCCAGTTCAACAAGAACATGACCGTCACGCTCAAGGATGCGATCGCCAAGATCGATGCCCAGATTTCCGAGCAGCTCGCCGCGATCATGCATGCCGAGAAGTTCAAGGCGATCGAAGGCACCTGGCGCGGCCTGAACTATCTCGTGAAGAACTCCGAGATCAGCACCACGCTCAAGGTCCAGCTGTTCAACGCCACCAAGAAGGAGATCGCCAACGATCTCTCCAAGGCGACCGACTTCGACCAGTCGACCCTCTACAAGAAGGTCTACGAGGAGCAGTTCGGCATGGCGGGCGGCATGCCCTTCGGCGCGCTGGTGGGTGACTACTACTTCACCAAGCACCCGGACGACGTGGAGCTTCTCACCAATATCTCGAGCGTCGCGGCGGCGGGCTTCACGCCTTTCATCTCCGCGGCCGATTCCAACGTCTTCGGCATGGATTCCTACAAGGAACTGTCCAAGCCGATGGACATGAAGCAGCTGTTCGAGACGGCCGACTACACCAAATGGAACTCGTTCCGGCAGTCGGAGGATGCGCGCTTCGTCACCCTGACGATGCCGCGGGTGCTGGCGCGCCTGCCTTACGGGCGCGACACCAAGAAGGTCGAGGGTTTCGAGTACGAGGAGGCCCCGCGCGACGATGCCGGCGCGCCCAAGGCCATGGACCATGACGACTACTGCTGGATGAACGCATCCTACGCGCTCGCGGCGCGCATGACCGATGCCTTCGCGCAGTACGGCTGGTGTACCGCGATCCGCGGCGCCGAGGGCGGGGGCAAGGTTTCCAACCTGCCCACCCACGTCTTCCAGTCCGACGACGGCGATCTCGATACCCAGTGCCCGACCGAGATCGGCATCACCGACCGGCGCGAGAAGGAACTGTCCGACCTCGGTTTCCTGCCGCTCTGCCACTACAAGAACACCGACTATTCGGTCTTCTTCGGTGCGCAGACCGCCCAGAAGCCCAAGGTCTACGACCGTCCCGAAGCGACGGCCAACGCGGCGATCTCGGCGCGCCTGCCCTACATCATGGCGACCAGCCGCTTCGCGCATTACCTGAAGGTCATGGCGCGCGACAAGATCGGCTCCTTCATGGAGGCGAGCGACTGCGAGACCTGGCTGAACCGCTGGATCATGAACTATGTCGACGCCACCGAGGGGGCAGGCCAGGAAGCCCGCGCCAAGTATCCGCTCCGCGAAGCGCGGGTCGAGGTGAAGGAAGTGCCCGGCGCGCCGGGTTCCTACAGCGCGGTGGCGCATCTGCGTCCGTGGCTGCAGTTCGAGGAACTGACGACCTCGATGCGCCTCGTCGCGCGCATTCCGACCGCCTCCTGA
- the tssB gene encoding type VI secretion system contractile sheath small subunit, protein MADSVHDKLKRVRKPRVHITYDVETEGAQEVKELPFVIGVMGDFSGDSTVSKKSLKERKFIDLKKDKFDQVMARIEPAVKMKVENTLEKNGKEFEVNLKFSSMDDFEPEKIVEQVEPLRKLMETRNRLRDLMAKADSSEQLESLLEQILGDQEKLGQLSAQFGTEKPAE, encoded by the coding sequence ATGGCTGACTCGGTGCACGACAAGCTCAAGAGGGTGCGCAAGCCGCGCGTCCACATCACCTACGACGTCGAGACGGAAGGCGCGCAGGAGGTCAAGGAACTGCCCTTCGTCATCGGCGTGATGGGCGATTTCTCCGGCGATTCCACGGTGTCCAAGAAGAGCCTCAAGGAACGCAAGTTCATCGATCTCAAGAAGGACAAGTTCGATCAGGTCATGGCCCGGATCGAACCGGCCGTTAAGATGAAGGTCGAGAACACGCTGGAGAAGAACGGCAAGGAGTTCGAGGTCAACCTCAAGTTCTCCTCAATGGACGACTTTGAGCCCGAGAAGATCGTCGAGCAGGTCGAGCCGCTGCGCAAGCTGATGGAAACGCGCAACCGTCTGCGCGACCTCATGGCCAAGGCCGACAGCTCCGAGCAGCTCGAAAGCCTGCTGGAGCAGATTCTCGGCGATCAGGAGAAGCTGGGCCAGCTTTCCGCCCAGTTCGGCACCGAAAAGCCCGCGGAGTAA
- a CDS encoding ImpA family type VI secretion system protein, protein MLIDEERRQAILAPIEDSSGSAAGLDGREDEGAAGDLLRDIRSQRKAIVRLEQAAAMTDDDFVLPDGGWDWETLAENSIEYLSVHGKDLEPMSVIVEAAARSDGLADLGAAMALLADFVEAFWDQGLYPAEDEDDGIAARFQPLSGLSGGSNDKDGALIQPLRKLAIARTNDGELRYLDKVRADAAMTASQGLSGDSKSARIEEANELYRGIEAHGRRLSGDVLGRAAKLAGEADDGWRRTIAFISERTRPQFPAASRLGEELKAIRAWLTAMAPSTATADEPAAVAEAGAGASDGGTGAPAASDGFVAGKITRRDDALKAVGAAADYFAQYEPLSPLGETLREVDRRARMSLHDLLNELIPDDSARRDFYWRSGIKPPAEEEANSDGY, encoded by the coding sequence GTGCTTATCGACGAAGAACGTAGGCAGGCGATTCTTGCGCCGATCGAAGACTCGTCCGGTTCCGCCGCAGGTCTCGACGGGCGCGAGGATGAAGGCGCGGCGGGCGATCTGCTGCGCGACATCCGCTCGCAGCGCAAGGCGATCGTCCGGCTCGAGCAGGCCGCCGCGATGACCGACGACGACTTCGTTCTGCCCGACGGCGGCTGGGACTGGGAAACGCTGGCGGAAAATTCGATCGAGTACCTGAGTGTTCACGGCAAGGATCTCGAACCGATGAGCGTCATCGTCGAAGCCGCCGCGCGCAGCGATGGCCTTGCCGATCTCGGCGCGGCGATGGCGCTGCTGGCGGACTTCGTGGAGGCGTTCTGGGATCAGGGGCTCTACCCGGCCGAGGACGAGGACGATGGCATCGCCGCGCGTTTCCAGCCGCTCTCGGGCCTTTCGGGCGGCAGCAACGACAAGGACGGCGCGCTGATCCAGCCGCTGCGCAAGCTGGCCATCGCCCGCACCAACGACGGTGAACTGCGCTATCTCGACAAGGTGCGCGCCGACGCCGCGATGACTGCATCGCAGGGGCTTTCGGGCGATTCGAAAAGCGCGCGGATCGAGGAAGCGAACGAGCTCTATCGGGGGATCGAGGCGCATGGCCGTCGCCTCTCCGGCGACGTGTTGGGCCGTGCAGCGAAGCTTGCCGGTGAAGCGGACGACGGCTGGCGCCGCACGATCGCCTTCATTTCGGAGCGAACCAGGCCGCAGTTCCCGGCCGCCTCTCGGCTGGGGGAGGAACTCAAGGCGATCCGAGCCTGGCTCACCGCGATGGCGCCTTCCACCGCGACAGCGGATGAGCCGGCGGCCGTGGCTGAGGCGGGCGCGGGCGCAAGTGATGGCGGCACGGGCGCTCCTGCGGCATCCGACGGCTTCGTTGCCGGCAAGATTACACGGCGCGACGATGCCTTGAAGGCAGTCGGCGCGGCGGCCGATTACTTTGCGCAATACGAACCGCTTTCGCCGCTTGGAGAAACGCTGCGCGAGGTTGACCGAAGGGCGCGAATGAGTCTTCATGACCTTCTCAATGAGCTCATTCCCGACGACTCGGCACGTAGGGACTTCTACTGGCGTTCGGGTATCAAGCCGCCTGCGGAAGAAGAGGCGAACAGCGACGGTTACTAG
- a CDS encoding PAAR domain-containing protein yields the protein MVTGVVPHVGGPILAPGAPTVLIGGLPAARVTDQCTCVGPPDVILMGSTTVLTCNLPQARIGDPTAHGGVIVLGCPTVIVGG from the coding sequence ATGGTAACGGGCGTAGTTCCGCATGTCGGCGGCCCTATCCTTGCGCCGGGCGCCCCCACCGTGCTGATCGGTGGACTGCCCGCAGCGCGCGTGACGGACCAATGCACCTGCGTCGGCCCGCCGGACGTCATCCTGATGGGCAGCACGACCGTCCTGACCTGCAACCTGCCGCAAGCCCGCATCGGAGACCCGACGGCGCATGGCGGCGTGATTGTGCTGGGCTGCCCGACCGTCATCGTCGGCGGCTGA
- a CDS encoding OmpA family protein, translated as MNSGICRVEETRGFHLSTNAKAAATKPGSARPSAPARYVSGSSGKPSAGKSSGAARLATMPASRKSLDMRLSFENASATLTPDARAQADIFARQLKDVPGTRQFVIEGHTDNVGSAAYNRQLSRERAQSVVAYLVGQGVPASKLRAVGYGFDHPRDGTTAADASNRRVEIVRY; from the coding sequence ATGAACTCGGGCATCTGTCGCGTAGAAGAGACGCGCGGGTTCCACCTTTCCACGAACGCCAAGGCAGCCGCGACCAAGCCGGGATCGGCCCGGCCCTCGGCGCCCGCGCGCTATGTGTCCGGTTCCAGCGGCAAGCCGTCGGCGGGCAAGTCCAGCGGAGCGGCCCGGCTGGCGACGATGCCCGCCTCGCGCAAGTCGCTCGACATGCGCCTCTCGTTCGAAAACGCGTCGGCCACGTTGACGCCTGACGCACGCGCGCAGGCCGACATCTTCGCACGCCAGCTAAAGGATGTGCCCGGAACGCGCCAGTTTGTGATCGAGGGGCATACCGACAATGTCGGCTCGGCCGCCTATAACCGGCAGCTTTCGCGTGAGCGTGCGCAGTCGGTGGTGGCGTACCTCGTGGGTCAGGGTGTTCCGGCCAGCAAGCTGCGCGCGGTCGGCTACGGCTTCGATCATCCGCGTGACGGCACCACTGCGGCGGACGCCAGCAACCGCCGGGTCGAGATCGTCCGCTACTGA
- a CDS encoding CPBP family intramembrane glutamic endopeptidase — protein MQSTQSSATQAIGHPAWGLASVAVAALVAMAMLLGLPYLFGHLLEIPAFAAMSPATLESVFTLCCFGLLGGFGIVAVRFSMLSVPFSAHGPALAATGLGIGAIGLAVSVALCAIAGTAQQGTSENGGGAGLLLLETALLVIQSGAEELYFRAWLQKDLERRWGIWPALAVTATLFAALHFVAAASEPLTFVTMLLGGVLFGLSYWKSGSFVLPWAIHFSWNWAEEIGFGLTPNPGTGTFGSILDLDLVGPVWWGGGGEGLNASLSSIVVLIALIAAVAAWPSRSADAVLFRKIPARG, from the coding sequence ATGCAGAGCACGCAATCGTCGGCTACGCAGGCCATCGGCCACCCGGCATGGGGACTGGCCAGCGTGGCGGTGGCGGCACTGGTCGCGATGGCGATGCTGCTCGGGCTGCCCTATCTGTTCGGACACCTGCTGGAGATACCCGCGTTCGCCGCAATGTCGCCCGCGACGCTCGAAAGCGTGTTCACGCTCTGCTGTTTCGGGCTTCTCGGCGGCTTCGGCATAGTCGCGGTGCGTTTCAGCATGCTCTCGGTGCCGTTCAGTGCGCATGGTCCTGCGCTTGCGGCGACCGGTCTAGGCATCGGCGCAATCGGCCTCGCGGTCTCCGTCGCCCTGTGCGCGATTGCCGGAACCGCACAGCAGGGAACGTCGGAAAACGGCGGCGGAGCGGGCCTTCTGCTGCTGGAAACCGCGCTTCTGGTGATCCAGAGCGGCGCCGAGGAACTCTATTTCCGCGCCTGGCTGCAGAAGGATCTGGAACGCCGCTGGGGCATCTGGCCGGCGCTGGCCGTAACGGCAACATTGTTCGCAGCACTGCACTTCGTCGCTGCAGCAAGCGAGCCGCTGACCTTCGTGACGATGCTGCTGGGAGGCGTGCTTTTCGGCCTATCCTACTGGAAATCAGGCTCTTTCGTGCTCCCCTGGGCGATCCATTTCAGCTGGAACTGGGCCGAGGAAATCGGCTTCGGCCTGACCCCCAACCCCGGCACCGGAACCTTCGGATCGATCTTGGACCTCGACCTCGTCGGCCCGGTCTGGTGGGGCGGCGGAGGGGAAGGATTGAACGCCAGCCTGTCCTCGATCGTCGTGCTCATCGCCCTAATCGCCGCAGTTGCAGCTTGGCCAAGCCGGTCCGCCGACGCAGTCCTGTTCAGGAAGATTCCTGCGCGCGGCTGA
- a CDS encoding M23 family metallopeptidase produces the protein MSEPFVNSYDPRVWAAAWSPQRSLDMREARRSSGRRQLVGIGVGGAVLLMGALGAWLSRPAGQPVVAASGEAAATAVPETQTVRRTLLLANASELESALQRFGLDAGMAGKVAAEARPALAPDGEVRAVLEVTRAGGALQFYRLQASNSDSSGAVVRLGEDGRLETSRLAAQVSEKIVVMHGIMDGDSFYTSAVAIGVPNSLISPFAKALAFDFDFQREVAAGDAFELAYAQSVNASGEAQGAPQLLYASMTTQAKSAAVYRFTPGGEEEGWYDASGRTVARSLMRTPVDGARITSKFGMRFHPVLHYTRLHGGVDFAAPIGTPIYAAAAGTVTSASPSSCAGNMVIISHANGMETRYFHLSRYAEGLHAGEPVAQGFIIGYVGTTGKCTTGPHLHYEVHINDEKIDPLTIQPDASERQSLTGAQMRAFEQVRDRIDVSRAQESS, from the coding sequence ATGAGCGAACCTTTCGTGAATTCCTACGACCCGCGTGTATGGGCGGCGGCGTGGTCGCCGCAGCGTTCGCTCGACATGCGCGAGGCGCGCCGATCCTCCGGGCGGCGGCAACTGGTCGGTATCGGGGTGGGTGGAGCGGTTCTGCTGATGGGCGCCCTCGGGGCATGGCTTTCAAGGCCAGCGGGGCAACCGGTCGTAGCTGCATCCGGAGAGGCGGCAGCCACCGCTGTTCCCGAAACCCAGACGGTACGCCGCACGCTGCTGCTCGCCAATGCGAGTGAACTGGAAAGTGCCCTGCAACGCTTCGGCCTCGATGCCGGCATGGCGGGGAAGGTGGCCGCGGAAGCGCGCCCGGCGCTCGCCCCGGATGGCGAGGTCCGGGCCGTGCTGGAAGTGACGCGGGCGGGCGGGGCCTTGCAGTTCTATCGGCTGCAAGCCTCCAACTCCGACAGTTCCGGCGCCGTGGTGCGACTTGGCGAGGACGGTCGGCTGGAGACGAGCCGTCTCGCCGCCCAGGTGAGCGAGAAGATCGTTGTCATGCACGGCATCATGGACGGCGACAGCTTCTACACCTCGGCGGTGGCGATCGGCGTGCCCAATTCGCTGATCTCGCCTTTCGCCAAGGCGCTGGCGTTCGATTTCGACTTTCAGCGCGAAGTCGCGGCGGGGGATGCTTTCGAACTGGCCTATGCGCAGTCTGTCAACGCTTCGGGAGAGGCGCAGGGCGCGCCGCAGCTGCTCTACGCCTCGATGACCACGCAGGCGAAGTCGGCGGCTGTCTACCGTTTCACGCCCGGCGGCGAGGAAGAGGGCTGGTATGACGCCAGCGGCCGGACTGTCGCCCGCTCGCTGATGCGCACCCCGGTCGACGGTGCGCGCATCACGTCGAAGTTCGGCATGCGCTTTCACCCGGTGCTGCACTATACGCGCCTGCACGGCGGCGTGGACTTCGCTGCGCCCATCGGTACTCCGATCTATGCGGCGGCGGCAGGGACTGTGACGAGCGCCTCGCCGAGTTCCTGCGCGGGCAACATGGTCATCATCAGCCACGCAAACGGCATGGAGACGCGCTACTTCCACCTCAGCCGCTATGCCGAGGGCCTCCACGCGGGCGAGCCGGTCGCACAGGGCTTCATCATCGGTTACGTTGGCACGACCGGGAAATGCACCACCGGGCCGCACCTGCACTACGAAGTCCACATCAATGACGAGAAGATCGATCCACTGACCATCCAGCCCGATGCGTCCGAACGTCAGTCCCTGACGGGCGCGCAGATGCGCGCGTTTGAGCAGGTGCGCGATCGTATCGATGTCAGCCGCGCGCAGGAATCTTCCTGA
- a CDS encoding PP2C family protein-serine/threonine phosphatase yields the protein MIPIRAEWQALTDVGAVRKHNEDRYFGSDQLGIWMVADGMGGLERGDWASTQVVEAVSALAFQDGIAATLESIRSALEQANERILAEAETVGKQMGSTAVALVIRGREFGIGWVGDSRAYLLRGGRLYRLTRDHSQVQDLIDHGVIDEAAAVTHPLRNVLTRAVGVTRPLQMDTMTDALQDEDLLLLCSDGLYGVIGEQEMETTLSSQSFERAAQTMIARCHELGAPDNITVVGVSTAEVTLIQYGSEA from the coding sequence GTGATACCTATTCGTGCGGAATGGCAGGCGCTGACCGACGTAGGCGCCGTTCGCAAGCACAACGAGGACCGCTACTTTGGCTCCGACCAGCTCGGCATCTGGATGGTGGCTGACGGCATGGGCGGGCTGGAACGCGGGGACTGGGCATCCACGCAAGTGGTCGAGGCGGTCAGCGCGCTGGCGTTCCAGGACGGCATCGCAGCCACGCTTGAAAGCATCCGCAGCGCACTGGAACAGGCCAACGAGCGTATTCTGGCGGAGGCCGAGACGGTCGGCAAGCAGATGGGATCGACCGCCGTCGCGCTCGTCATCCGGGGGCGGGAGTTCGGGATCGGCTGGGTCGGCGACAGCCGCGCCTATCTGCTGCGCGGCGGGCGGCTCTACCGCCTCACGCGCGACCACAGCCAGGTGCAGGATCTGATCGACCATGGCGTGATCGACGAGGCTGCGGCAGTTACTCACCCCCTGCGCAACGTCCTCACCCGCGCCGTGGGTGTCACCCGCCCCCTGCAGATGGACACCATGACCGATGCCCTGCAGGATGAAGACTTGCTGCTCCTGTGCAGCGACGGGCTCTATGGCGTGATCGGCGAGCAGGAAATGGAAACGACCCTTTCCAGCCAGAGCTTCGAACGCGCCGCGCAGACGATGATCGCGCGCTGCCACGAACTCGGCGCGCCGGACAACATTACGGTGGTCGGCGTTTCGACCGCCGAAGTCACCCTGATCCAGTACGGCAGCGAGGCCTGA
- a CDS encoding serine/threonine-protein kinase, which produces MSDEKDETVFQPSQFGPTGKYAKSGLPETPSGNSAPAAEDEGTVFAASPAQDAEEGTVFAAPPPAASVTQPAPTPPPPPVTRGGPSASIAVGTVLNHMFEVKRFLARGGMGEVFEGVNIASNERVAIKTILPELAADPNVMAMFQKEAQALTQLSHPAVVRYRGFALEPTLGLYYIATGFIDGSNLSDLLGKSTLSEDELFALTRKLAEGLREAHELGVVHRDISPDNVLLDGDRLDRPKIIDFGIVKETDPGSKTIIGDGFAGKPSYVAPEQLGDFDKQVGPWSDVYSLALVTLAMAQGRKPDLGGLPAEAIMKRRNGVDTTAVPGRLRAVIDRMLVADPQKRLRSMDAVITALDQARVGKAPKAKKPAAVSQTPGAGSSGVKALPKGLLIGGGAAVALALLAGIGYLVSGENDTGAKQPTNAPANVSLEQVKAAVQLALPATPCSWLTVDARRDGAGYAITATGVAGDPLDADNRILQAVRRLGVEPGTDSTGIAKIDATYCPILDELAKFRAPPPERMTRKQPEYEIDRVETGEYAGEIGTRVVTDLALDGIAGDYSLYSIEKSNVITQFVPDRTVLPRNVNGGNIQKLPGKDNYRLDIETNAQPGWSGIVLITGKGGFAHDALNDLVSPAGRAAFEQRAKANDWKVQIVWYKFVDNQPNVGLGAGAGAATAPGAAPATAP; this is translated from the coding sequence GTGAGCGACGAGAAGGACGAGACCGTCTTCCAGCCCTCGCAGTTCGGGCCGACGGGCAAGTACGCGAAGTCCGGGTTGCCGGAAACCCCGTCGGGGAACAGCGCACCGGCTGCCGAAGACGAAGGCACCGTTTTCGCGGCCAGTCCCGCGCAGGACGCGGAGGAAGGCACAGTCTTCGCCGCACCGCCGCCTGCTGCATCCGTCACTCAGCCTGCCCCGACACCTCCCCCACCGCCGGTAACACGCGGCGGGCCATCGGCCTCCATCGCGGTCGGCACGGTCCTCAACCACATGTTCGAGGTGAAGCGCTTCCTCGCACGTGGCGGCATGGGCGAAGTGTTCGAAGGTGTGAATATCGCCAGCAACGAACGCGTCGCCATCAAGACCATCCTGCCCGAACTCGCCGCCGACCCGAACGTCATGGCGATGTTTCAGAAGGAAGCGCAGGCGCTCACGCAACTGTCGCACCCTGCGGTCGTGCGATATCGCGGCTTCGCGCTGGAGCCGACGCTGGGCCTCTACTACATCGCCACCGGCTTCATCGACGGCAGCAACCTGTCCGACTTGCTCGGCAAGTCCACGCTGTCCGAAGACGAGCTTTTCGCTCTCACTCGCAAACTGGCCGAAGGGCTGCGCGAGGCGCACGAACTCGGCGTCGTCCACCGTGACATCTCGCCCGACAACGTGCTGCTCGACGGTGACCGGCTGGACCGACCGAAGATCATCGATTTCGGCATCGTCAAGGAGACCGACCCCGGCTCCAAGACGATCATCGGCGATGGTTTCGCAGGCAAGCCGAGCTACGTGGCGCCAGAGCAGTTGGGCGATTTCGACAAGCAGGTCGGGCCATGGTCCGACGTCTACTCGCTCGCGCTCGTCACTCTTGCGATGGCGCAGGGACGGAAGCCCGATCTCGGCGGGCTTCCTGCCGAGGCGATCATGAAGCGGCGCAACGGCGTCGATACCACAGCCGTGCCCGGCCGCCTGCGCGCGGTGATCGACAGGATGCTGGTCGCCGACCCGCAAAAGCGGCTGCGCTCCATGGACGCGGTCATCACCGCGCTCGATCAGGCGCGCGTCGGAAAAGCACCCAAGGCGAAGAAGCCGGCAGCCGTGTCGCAAACGCCGGGTGCGGGCAGTAGCGGCGTCAAGGCGCTCCCGAAGGGCCTGCTGATCGGCGGCGGCGCAGCGGTCGCCCTAGCGTTGCTGGCAGGCATCGGATACCTCGTTTCCGGCGAGAACGATACTGGCGCGAAACAACCGACCAACGCCCCCGCCAACGTCTCGCTCGAACAGGTGAAAGCCGCGGTGCAATTGGCGCTTCCTGCAACCCCGTGCTCGTGGCTGACGGTCGATGCGCGCCGCGACGGCGCGGGCTATGCCATTACCGCCACGGGCGTCGCGGGCGACCCGCTCGACGCCGACAACCGCATCCTGCAGGCCGTGCGCAGGCTGGGCGTCGAACCCGGAACCGACTCCACCGGTATCGCCAAGATCGACGCCACTTATTGCCCGATCCTCGACGAACTGGCGAAGTTCCGCGCCCCTCCCCCGGAACGAATGACCCGCAAGCAGCCGGAGTACGAAATCGACCGAGTGGAAACCGGTGAATACGCTGGCGAGATCGGAACGCGCGTCGTCACGGACCTCGCGCTGGATGGTATCGCGGGCGATTACTCTCTCTATTCCATCGAAAAATCGAACGTTATCACGCAATTCGTTCCCGACCGGACCGTGCTGCCGCGAAACGTCAACGGCGGCAACATCCAGAAGCTCCCTGGAAAGGACAATTACCGCCTCGACATCGAGACGAACGCGCAGCCGGGGTGGTCCGGCATCGTGCTCATCACCGGCAAGGGTGGCTTCGCGCACGATGCGCTGAATGACCTCGTCTCACCTGCGGGGCGGGCCGCATTCGAGCAGCGGGCGAAGGCGAACGACTGGAAGGTGCAGATCGTCTGGTACAAGTTCGTCGACAACCAGCCAAACGTCGGGCTTGGGGCCGGGGCCGGGGCGGCGACAGCACCCGGCGCGGCACCTGCAACCGCGCCCTGA